TTATTATAGCGAAATGCGGGAAAAATTAGGTCTTCTTTCAATTGATGAACATGATGAGAAGCTGATTGATGATCTGCTGAATTTAATGGAAGAACATGAAGTGGATTATACAAATACTTTCCGTGCATTGTCGGAAGGTAAGCGGCCGAATAATGATTTGTTCCAGTCAGAGGCATTTAAACAGTGGGAAAAAACATGGTTTGAACGGATTGAACAGCAAGACACGACGATTGATGAAACGATGCAAGTAATGCAGTCTGTTAATCCGGCCGTTATTCCAAGAAATCATTTTGTGGAACAGGCAATTGAACAATTTGCAGAAGGCGACCCGTCAATGTTTGCCGAGATGCTGCAAGTGCTGACAAGTCCGTTTAATATAACGGAGCAGTACAAAAAATATACAGAGCCACCAACAGACGAAGAACCACCGTTTGTAAGCTATTGTGGAACTTAAAAAAAACAAGCATGGTACAACGTAAAAGTTGTTGCCGTGCTTGTTTTCCTTTGCAAAAGAAAACTTTTATAATTTCATCTCAATGTGGTTTCTAACAATTGGAACGACTTCGTTGGCAAATAAATTCATACTGTTTTTTACAAGTTCAAATGGTTGACCACCAATATCCGGCTGCGCCAAAAATCGGCTATGCTCGAAGAATTCATATTGTTTAATAATTTTTTCTGCAACATCTTCAGGACTTCCAACAAATAATGCCATGTTCGGTCCGGTAATTTCGATGAATTGTTCAAAAGATAACTGGAAGCTGAAACTGCCTCGTTGCTGATTAACATACTGCCAATAGTTTTTATAGTAAGGGTAAAATTGCTCCTGTGCCTGTTCCGTTGTATCTGCAATGAAAAGGTGACCAGTAACTCCAACATTTAACTTTTCAGGATGATGCTGTCCGGATTTTCGGTAAAGATTCACTAATGGCTGGAACCGGTCAAGGGGGCCTCCTAATATTGCAAGTGCCATTCCAACTCCGACACGACCTGCTCGAACGGCACTTTCTGGAGTACCGCCAACACCAACCCAAATAGGAATTTCCTGATTAAAGGGTCTTGGAGCGATTTCCGCATTATTTAAAGCTGGGCGAAATTGACCACTCCATGTTACGCGTGCCTGTGAATTTAATTGTTGAAGTAAAAGTAAGTTTTCCTCAAATAATGCGTCATAGTCACTTGTTGAATACCCAAAAAGGGGGAAAGATTCAATGAATGCACCACGACCTGCTAAAATTTCGGCTCGTCCATTGCTAAGTAAATCAAGCGTTGCAAAATCTTCATAAAGTCGAACAGGATCCACCGTGCTTAAAACGGTTGTTGTGCTCGTCAGTTTAATATGTTTTGTCCGCTGAGAAATTGCAGACAAGACAACAGGCGGGGCAGAAACGACATAATCAAGACGGTGATGCTCACCGACACCAAACACATCCAGTCCTAAATTTTCCGTTAAGTCCGCCATCTGTAAAATTTCCTCCAAACGTTGTGAAGGAGTGGGGGGGTTTCCTGTTAAAGGATCGATGCCAATATCAGCAAGGGAATAAATGCCGAATTCAAATTTCTTCATATTATTAGACTCCTTTAGTAAGTTACTAAAAGTAAGTTTAACATATACTCTGTAATATCTATATTAATTAGCTTCGTGCAACAAATCATTCAAAATGATAAAAGTATATTTAAATACGGAACTTCTGAAAACAGAAAAACATCCATTTCCTCAAGGAGAAAATGGATGTTTTGTTACCCTGTATTGTTAATTAAGATAGACGGTTACGGTAGTCTTCGTATTGGAAGGTACGAATTACTTTCACTCCATCTTGTTCATTGTAAGTGCAAATACTTGGTAAATTTACACCATTGAACATATGCGTTTTTACCATTGTATAATGGGCCATGTCCGTAAAGACAAGTTTGTCGCCTGCTTTAAGCGGCTCATCAAAAGAATAGTCTCCGATAATGTCACCTGCTAAGCAAGTCATGCCGCCTAAACGATATGTGTAAGCTTTTTCGTTTGGCTGACCCGAACCGATAATATGCGCGCGATAAGGCATTTCAAGTGTATCCGGCATATGGCAAGTAGCTGAAGAGTCGACAATTGCAAGCTCCATGCCGTTATGCACGATATCAAGCACTGTCGCGACTAAATACCCTGTATTAAGCGCAATTGCTTCGCCTGGCTCTAAAATTACTTTTACGCCATATGTTTCTTGGATGCGGTTGATTAAGCTGACTAATAGCTCAACATTATAACCTGGTTTCGTAATATGGTGTCCGCCGCCGAAGTTGATCCACTTCATTTGATGCAAGTATTCACCATATTTCTCTTCAAA
This window of the Solibacillus isronensis genome carries:
- a CDS encoding LLM class flavin-dependent oxidoreductase; its protein translation is MKKFEFGIYSLADIGIDPLTGNPPTPSQRLEEILQMADLTENLGLDVFGVGEHHRLDYVVSAPPVVLSAISQRTKHIKLTSTTTVLSTVDPVRLYEDFATLDLLSNGRAEILAGRGAFIESFPLFGYSTSDYDALFEENLLLLQQLNSQARVTWSGQFRPALNNAEIAPRPFNQEIPIWVGVGGTPESAVRAGRVGVGMALAILGGPLDRFQPLVNLYRKSGQHHPEKLNVGVTGHLFIADTTEQAQEQFYPYYKNYWQYVNQQRGSFSFQLSFEQFIEITGPNMALFVGSPEDVAEKIIKQYEFFEHSRFLAQPDIGGQPFELVKNSMNLFANEVVPIVRNHIEMKL